DNA sequence from the Daphnia carinata strain CSIRO-1 chromosome 8, CSIRO_AGI_Dcar_HiC_V3, whole genome shotgun sequence genome:
gttgaaatttACGGTATCAATACTTTGACTATGGAACTGTCGTTATAGAACAAGCAAACCTTGTCGTATTATATGTAGTTGCAAAACGATTTCACAGTTGACATTTAGATGATGGCCATTCCGGAAAAGGAAATCAAGTCCCAAGGGTTTAATTTGtttccaaataaaacaaaaatattgtttcCAAAAAGTCTCAGTTAATTGGTCTTAGGCGTTTGGTAACAATTCTTCTCTCATTATCAGCAGCGTGCGTCGCCCACAGTAAAACCAAACGCAGGGCCAGCGCTTATCGTTGTTGCGCTATCTTTCTACATATCAGCCCCTGTTACAAATATGTTGCTACAGGAAATGCAGATAACAGACGTTGCAGCGCAATAGACTCGTTCCTGTTTCAGGTAAAACTACGTTAGTGTCTTAGGTGCAAGATCAGTCAACAGCGATATTGGCACCCAGCCATTTTTACCATTTCGGAGGATTAAGCTGTGAAcagtcattttttaaaatggcgGGAGTAGGAAGTGGATGGCCTAAAAGCGAACGTGCTCTACTTTGCATGAAGTACTTTCTCTTTGTGTTCAACGTTCTCTCTTTTGTAAGTATTAGCTGTTGCTTTCGTTTTAATTTGGAGGGGCTAAGTTTTGACATGAGTAGTTGGTTAATCGCATGGAGCGATCGTGCAAATGAAAAGGtgtaaaacaaaaggtaaaaaaaggaatgaaataTGTACAGTAACACGAGTTACAGTTACATATTTAACGGATACCCAATTTCGCTGGTCGCCGATACGCAGCAACGCCTACCTGCCCCAATGTCTACGAGTAACATAACTGATAAATTTTATGGCGAGATAACAGCCCAGAAAACGCGTTACATTTAAAGGAATCTTGCAACCGCCAACGAAGTCTTGGTTTATTCAAACATTTGAATGTTGAAATTTTCCCTTAGTTAACAGCTGTCGTCATTCTCACGCTTGGATTATGGATCCGCTACGATTGGGATTTCAAACATTACATCCTAGAATTGCGACTTTACCAATTCTGGACAGGAGTTTATATATTGATTGCTGCAGCTTCTATTGTTATggctatttcttttcttggttgCTGTGGAGCAATAATGGAAAACCCTACCGTTCTCGGTCTGGTAAATAtaagaaagaacaaattaatACTATTACAACTCCGGACTACGTTTTTAAACTTAGCCGTCCGGATAAATGTTTGGTTGAAAGACAAGTTGTAGAAATGAATCTGCaccgttttattttgtatttcgtCTCTGCGTGTTGTAGTACGGTGTGTTGCTCATCGTATGTTTCCTTTTGGAAATCGCTGGGGTGGCTTACCTTTTGAATAATGGAACATTGTGGTCCAATGTAACTTGGTGGCTACGCGACCGCTTCTATGAGCTAATTTACGTAAGCGACACTAACGCAAGAGAAGCTCGAATCTTACGCATCATCCAAGAAGAGGTAAATTACCATAACAGTTATTTctgtttaattttatttagctttttctctttttgtttattcaccTTTCTTTAAATCTGTTTCCCTAATAGATTGGTTGCTGCGGTTCGTACAGCTCGCTAGATTACATTAGAGTTTACAAGCCTGTGCCTAATGAGTGCAGAGATAAAGCGACCGGGAATGAATATCTTGACGGGTGTTACATTCGAATGTCCCGGTATCTAGAGGAACGCAGTGGTTGGATCGCTGGGATATCCTTATTTCTTGCAGTCTTGCAAGTAAGTTAttcacactaaaaaaaaaaaaaatcttaacgGGAATAAGAAAACAGATAACTAAAATGGTGCAATGCGTGTATGGCTAACACGTTGGGTTTGTCTTTCTGTCGACTTTGCTTACCAGATTTTTGGCATTACGGCAAGCCTTACTATGCGGCACACCCTACGCAAGCTTGAAAGTGAAGGAAAGGTATATAATCCTGTGAAGAAGTCCAAAGCCTAAATTTTTCGTTGCATATTTTCCATTCACATTATTTTGAAGCATTTAGCTGCTTAAACACGATTAAGTCTAATAGATTTCATTTGAATCACTATCTTATTCAACATATTGCCGACACATTAGTAAACAAACCAAAGAAAATACACCGCAAGTTGTGAAcatattttgtttattctgAACGTAGTTCTACTGGTGGCTGGTTAGTATTGTTTTCCATGTtatgtacagtatcctgcacaaaaagaagaacacccgatttaatttttaaaagccatctatgggcaaaatatattaattattgaccTTTTTTAGATAGAGTTAGGGcgggtttggcgcaaaaacgctataagttgggaagggtagtttaagtccagacacctcttgctaatgcctcaggtgttacgaaaaagGTCTGAAAAAAGTagtctagtctttttttgttagacccccaacccccatgccccaggctaagatgaaaaatatgCATTAAACACATTGTCATCCTCAGTCACCCGCTTTGGTCACTAGCAACTTCACAgctcttggaaaaaaaattcaccttATATTGAGTTTGAACCATTGCAATCCGTATCTGACTCCGACCCTATTCCACCGAGCTATTATCTCTTGTTATACATGTCTATATTTTCGCTTATAATATAGAGgatgaatgaagaaaaaatgatgtgcTATATGCTGTCGAACTAATTAGTCATTATGGGGCCTAAGCGGCGAGCATCGGCTTGCGACGCGGGAGATCGGTGTTCAAGACTTCACATAGTAAATTACTTTCATACATCATGTCGTTCTGAAGCATcgtttgtaaataatataacttacaaatagtaaaaaattttctccttCAACCTCCATGAAATAAACGATTATATAGGTATTCATAAGACGAGGTTTTGAGAAAttgtagctcagtggtagaagTTCATATTCATTCACGGATAGCAGTGGTTCGATCccgaaatgaaacgaaatttttcccgCGCTGTAAGGGCCCTGTTGAACAAAGTGGGTGACTGAggatgatatttttttcattagatattTTTCATCTGTGTTCTATTTTTTCATGCTGTACAATATcctggacaaaaaaaagaaaacccgatttaatttgaaaaagccatctatgggtAAAATATGTgaattttttaccttttttaaatagggtcGGCCTGtgtttggcgcaaaaacgcaataagttgggaagggtagtttaagtccagacaccttttgctaatgccCCAGGTATTACGAAAactgtctggaaaaagtagagtctaatctttttttgttaggccCCCAACCCCCATCCCCCAGgcaaagatgaaaaatatctaaaaaaacTTGGTCAACAGTGACTTTACAGCGcgggaaaaatttcgtttcatttcggGATTGAACCACTGCTATACGTGTCCTAGTACGAACCTATACCACTAAGCTATAAGTTCTTAGGAAATCGTCTTACAAATATCTTTATAATCGTTTATTTCATGGAGGTTgaagggaaattttttttactatttataagttatattatttacaaacgAAGCTTCAAAACGACATGATGTATAAAAGTAATTATCAATGTGAAGTTTTGAACACCAACCTCCCGCATCGCAAGCCGATACACACCGCTTACGCCCCATAATGACTAAACGAATCGACAGTATATAgcatataatttttttcctttatccTTTATGTTAATATTATATTAATACGCTATGAAAATATAGACATGTATAATAagtcttctttttgtgcaggatactgtacctGTTAGCACACAGAGCGCAAACACTAGATAAGTGGATAGGGTTTCTTTTGCGACGTGCGCACTATGGTTATTCGAAGTAAGCCAGTAAGTTCCGTTGAAATATCAACAACGgtttgagaaataaaaaatacataaattttCCTCTTTGCCCGATGGAAGATTATACTTCAATTAcctttgaaacatttttttccttaaacaaacaaacaagcaaaattgaaaaatttgactAATCTAAAGTCTTTTGTTTGCTATCGTTTCTTAGCAGTTTTTTACCGGGTGATAATTTTAAATCGCTTAGTATAAATTTTTTGACGACACCTATGATTGAGGCGAGTCTTATTTGGCCACATGAGGCAAGTTGCCTTCTATTTTTACGGTTTTTAAAGCCGTGAAGTTGTTGCCTGACTTTCAGTTTCATGTGGTAGTTGTCCAGTATAAGACGGTTAGATCTTAAGTTTGTAAAACCCTAACATTCTTTGCATAAAGTACTTCGCCTGGAGATGAATTTTTCTATCTGGAATAGGACTCGGCCCCAGATTACTGGAGACGGGCTTACTAACGGGCCCGCCACCATCTTCCGGCAGTAACCCGTGGCGAAATCTAGTCAgacttccttttttattttttattggccTGTATTTTTGTACGAAAACAGTGCTTTACTGCATCGTTTCATTAAAACACCAACAATAACTTGCAATATTCGTCGTATTGAAGAGATGGGGCGAATGTTTTTGTATTAAAACTCCATTTTAAATGCATGGGATATCGATATTGCACACAACTGGAATGAGCAATTTACGCTGCTATAGGAACCATTTGTaccaattcttttgtttttctaaatgtAACTTATTCTTGTAACGAATGAAgaccaacaataaaaaaacggGTAGCTAAAGGgtagcttttatttttagactGGAATCAATTAGAAGAttcgaaaacaagaaaatgggagaggaaagaaaaaaaaccttactACCCTGTGCCAATCCTTACTACTCTCCTCGATTGTTCTACTGGAGATATTTACTAGAAGCGCCTTAAAGAAGACAAGGCCAAGAGGGATTTCGTGTTTGGCACAAAAgaactatgaaaaaaaaaaaacgattgagtTCGAGAGGATCAGTTACTTACGGAAGAAATGTATTGGTATTATTAAACACTGCATACAACTTGGAAAATTTAGAGCAACAATAGAACGCAATTCGTTCGTGTCACACACCTGcaattgcaaaaatatttgatcCAAAATGTTACGCGGCATGGACGATGCCACCACCTAGGCGTTCGATGAATCTCGAGTTCTCATTATCATGGCCATTTGCATACTTCAAgactgaaattgaaaaatatagTTGACGAAGCATGAGATTCATCTTCATACCTTGCCCCTCCTCCATTCACGGACACACAAGTAGTTAAACGTGCCAAATGGTGGATCGAATTCTTTCAAACACTGGAGCTATTTGTTAATCCGTCTTCCCCGTCTAAAGTTATTGCTCGTTACTGGACGAAGCTCCCAAAACATGTGAAGGAGGTAACGCTGCTTGTTGCAGTTCGTTAAACGAAGTTTCCAAACACTGGTGCAGTTCAGCGTAGCTTACAACAAGAACGTTTTGTTGATCTCGCGAAGTTAAACAAATCTGCATtgtaaaaacataaaatcgacaaaaaaaaactttaaagcaagtaaaaaaattaactgcAAGGCTTGCCGACTCTCAGATGGGGGTGTCTCTCTTTAATTTAGTTTGCAGTTAGATATTAGTTAATTTATCATTATTATCACcactgttttatttttgttggggTTTGAGGATGGTTTTCCTCCCTGCTTCAGCACAGGGAGCCTCCacatcttttttaaaaggtaTATGAAAGACCTTCCGAGTCGGCAGACCCTGATTAATTAACAAGTCTTCCCAAAACATACATACTTTGTCATGAGAGGCTGTGTCAAGTCGGTTGAGACAAGCCACAATATGTGCCAAGTCAACCCACGGTCGCCCGTCGTCTGTGCATGGATGTAGCATATAGTCTCGAAAAAGTTTTAGTAAATATCTGTCACCCGTTTCTGACCATGTTGAATCCAAATTTAACCTATAACAACGCAAAATAGTAAGTTGGAGGCGTTTAGGACGCGCAAAATAAAGTGTGAGAAAACTTTTCCTTACTCCGGTCGGTCAACAACAGTTCCAAGTTTTCCAAGCAACCGGAACAGGCGACCGTTATCCAATTCTCTCGCAAGCTGATCTTCAAGATAGTCGGCATGTAAAGTGACTGCTTCCAATTGGCTGAAAAATCGAGCACCAATCATAGGCATTACTTCCTGGATGTTCTTGGCTCTAGAACCTTGGGGGGTGGAGAGCAAATACCTACAATAGTTAACAAGGTAGATGAATCCCAAATgataaaataatgataaaattCCCAAAGAATATCAAATGAAATTATAAGActaggataaaaaaaaaacgatgagcAATACTGACATAACTAAATTTCGAAGATCCGAGgaataatttttattgatgataTCCATGGAAGTGGGAACATTATCTCGTTGGAGAGCCAATAAAGAGTTGCACGCCAATGCAAGAATAAGCTTTCCCAAAGCCAAGAGGTCTTCTTGCTTGAATAATAACCAAAAAATATATCGTCATCGAGTATTCAGAAAGgcggacaaaacaaaaagtgggaaaaaaacttgattagAACCTACCTGATAATGCGGAATCAAAGCTGAGGCGTTGGAAGCACTCGAGTCATAGGTGAGCACATCAAAAATTCCGCCGCCACATAATCGTAAACGACCTCTTGAGGTCACCAGGACTTTGGATGCATCTAATGCTCTTACGGCCAAACCAGCGGAATGGACGCATCGCAAAGCTGAACATAGTTCAATTATGTAACTCCACAGTAAAGACTCGGGCAATACACCTAATACAAATGCGAAAGTTTTCATACAGTAAtagatatataaaaaaaaaaaaaaaagaaaaaggtggaaTTTGTTGTTCGGAAGACCTTTTCCAGCTTGCTGCTGTAACATGCGGTTCTTCTGCATTGTATAAGGCCGAGGAGCCGACGGATCGCTGCTGAATGGATCAGAGTGTGGAGCAGTTGAAGCCAAATACTTTGACATTAGAGTTTCAGCTCCAGGGTAATAATCATAGGCAAAGACCATTGAATGATCACCAAAGGCCTTTGTTGTGAAAGCTTCTCTCAGAGTCACCAAATGACATTGCTGCACTTTTCGCCATAGTTCTACCATTGACATACATTTAGCACTTGTGACTCTGTAACCTAAATACGCAATTATTAAACTTTCATGAAACTCTTCTTTAATGATATTCCTTCCCCAATCATTATCAGGAAGTGTGATTCAGTTGTATTTTCAATTTGCAATTACCATGAATCCTCTTCAAGCAATATCGTATCCCAGTTTTACTATTAGAGGCTTTATATGTAGAAGTAATTAAGCCATAAGTGTTGGACTTGACTGCTTGATTTAATGTATGAGTTTCAAGAGGAACTAGTTCGTGATAATGATCAACATCTGATGGTAAATCTgttcggaaagaaaaaatattcccAGGTTAGACCAGACATTTTAACATAGCATCACCAACATACATCACATCACAcaagattatttttttttacattgtcaTTGGTCTATTGAAACCTAGGTTAGGCTATAGATATTTGAATAGGAGGGGGGAAAATAATTTTGGATAATACCTGGAAATAAAGCAGGATCTGATGCCAATAAAGCCACCAGGTTTCTTTGGACAAGTTCAGCTCTTATGTCTTCATtcataaaaaatgaagatcCCTGCTGAGCAGTGCAACTTTGTAAAAAACTAGAAGGCCCATTATAAACTGAAAACAAATGATTGGGTTGTTGTGATGTTGAGACCAATTGGTTTGGAGACTGAACTCTTCTGCTCAAAACTGAGTTATGAACTATCTTATCCGTTGCTTGACCCCCATGATTTCGAACAGTTAGATCTTCATGGTTAGGTTTAACATCATCTTCTGGTGTATAATAATATGTAGTGCCACCAACATTTTCCTGTTCCGCAGTCAATTGCAACAGTCAAAGCGAATAAAATTACCAATTTAGATATGATAAAAGCgaatattttgaaaagcaATTTAACTGCATCAACACATACCTCAAATAGAGACGAATTAGATCCTCCAGCTGTTTGTAAATCTGGTGATATGGATAACTCTTGCGCTTTATGCATACATTCATCTTTAACTGAAAGGGCATAATTAGAAAATGTTGActtgtttacatttttcttaaacGACTGAAGGAAGCCATTACTCTCAATAATCGACAAACTTAGTTCTGTAGAAATTGATGCGGTGGTGGAATTGGCTGATCGAGTTggtgaagaaacaaaatgtaacGGAAACGTCGGAGATGTACTTGACCGCGAAATAGAGTTGTGTAAAAACTGGCAATCATTTCCATAAAAACAAGTCCCAGAAGCGGCGAAATAACGACACACAACAGGTTTACGTGAGTGGCTTATAACATCGTCCATCATAAACCAAGATAATAGTTTCTTTGGTTTAGTGTAACCAAAGATTAAGAAACAattactccttttttttccagcgtCACTATTCGTAGCTACCCTACTAACTACTCTTAAGGGGTGAAAAAATTCAGACGTAAATCATACCGTATTCAGTTTACGTTTCTACAAtagtaagaagaaaaaaaaattaaggacTTGAAATGTAGGGCCTGTTTGCACTCCCTCATATAGTAAGGTGGTTATGGGAGTATTGTTTCCAGTTTTAGAACTT
Encoded proteins:
- the LOC130689626 gene encoding tetraspanin-2A-like, whose protein sequence is MAGVGSGWPKSERALLCMKYFLFVFNVLSFLTAVVILTLGLWIRYDWDFKHYILELRLYQFWTGVYILIAAASIVMAISFLGCCGAIMENPTVLGLYGVLLIVCFLLEIAGVAYLLNNGTLWSNVTWWLRDRFYELIYVSDTNAREARILRIIQEEIGCCGSYSSLDYIRVYKPVPNECRDKATGNEYLDGCYIRMSRYLEERSGWIAGISLFLAVLQIFGITASLTMRHTLRKLESEGKVYNPVKKSKA
- the LOC130689571 gene encoding PAN2-PAN3 deadenylation complex subunit pan3-like isoform X3, coding for MMDDVISHSRKPVVCRYFAASGTCFYGNDCQFLHNSISRSSTSPTFPLHFVSSPTRSANSTTASISTELIKDECMHKAQELSISPDLQTAGGSNSSLFEENVGGTTYYYTPEDDVKPNHEDLTVRNHGGQATDKIVHNSVLSRRVQSPNQLVSTSQQPNHLFSVYNGPSSFLQSCTAQQGSSFFMNEDIRAELVQRNLVALLASDPALFPDLPSDVDHYHELVPLETHTLNQAVKSNTYGLITSTYKASNSKTGIRYCLKRIHGYRVTSAKCMSMVELWRKVQQCHLVTLREAFTTKAFGDHSMVFAYDYYPGAETLMSKYLASTAPHSDPFSSDPSAPRPYTMQKNRMLQQQAGKGVLPESLLWSYIIELCSALRCVHSAGLAVRALDASKVLVTSRGRLRLCGGGIFDVLTYDSSASNASALIPHYQQEDLLALGKLILALACNSLLALQRDNVPTSMDIINKNYSSDLRNLVMYLLSTPQGSRAKNIQEVMPMIGARFFSQLEAVTLHADYLEDQLARELDNGRLFRLLGKLGTVVDRPELNLDSTWSETGDRYLLKLFRDYMLHPCTDDGRPWVDLAHIVACLNRLDTASHDKICLTSRDQQNVLVVSYAELHQCLETSFNELQQAALPPSHVLGASSSNEQ
- the LOC130689571 gene encoding PAN2-PAN3 deadenylation complex subunit pan3-like isoform X1, coding for MMDDVISHSRKPVVCRYFAASGTCFYGNDCQFLHNSISRSSTSPTFPLHFVSSPTRSANSTTASISTELSLSIIESNGFLQSFKKNVNKSTFSNYALSVKDECMHKAQELSISPDLQTAGGSNSSLFEENVGGTTYYYTPEDDVKPNHEDLTVRNHGGQATDKIVHNSVLSRRVQSPNQLVSTSQQPNHLFSVYNGPSSFLQSCTAQQGSSFFMNEDIRAELVQRNLVALLASDPALFPDLPSDVDHYHELVPLETHTLNQAVKSNTYGLITSTYKASNSKTGIRYCLKRIHGYRVTSAKCMSMVELWRKVQQCHLVTLREAFTTKAFGDHSMVFAYDYYPGAETLMSKYLASTAPHSDPFSSDPSAPRPYTMQKNRMLQQQAGKGVLPESLLWSYIIELCSALRCVHSAGLAVRALDASKVLVTSRGRLRLCGGGIFDVLTYDSSASNASALIPHYQQEDLLALGKLILALACNSLLALQRDNVPTSMDIINKNYSSDLRNLVMYLLSTPQGSRAKNIQEVMPMIGARFFSQLEAVTLHADYLEDQLARELDNGRLFRLLGKLGTVVDRPELNLDSTWSETGDRYLLKLFRDYMLHPCTDDGRPWVDLAHIVACLNRLDTASHDKICLTSRDQQNVLVVSYAELHQCLETSFNELQQAALPPSHVLGASSSNEQ
- the LOC130689571 gene encoding PAN2-PAN3 deadenylation complex subunit pan3-like isoform X2; its protein translation is MMDDVISHSRKPVVCRYFAASGTCFYGNDCQFLHNSISRSSTSPTFPLHFVSSPTRSANSTTASISTELSLSIIEIKDECMHKAQELSISPDLQTAGGSNSSLFEENVGGTTYYYTPEDDVKPNHEDLTVRNHGGQATDKIVHNSVLSRRVQSPNQLVSTSQQPNHLFSVYNGPSSFLQSCTAQQGSSFFMNEDIRAELVQRNLVALLASDPALFPDLPSDVDHYHELVPLETHTLNQAVKSNTYGLITSTYKASNSKTGIRYCLKRIHGYRVTSAKCMSMVELWRKVQQCHLVTLREAFTTKAFGDHSMVFAYDYYPGAETLMSKYLASTAPHSDPFSSDPSAPRPYTMQKNRMLQQQAGKGVLPESLLWSYIIELCSALRCVHSAGLAVRALDASKVLVTSRGRLRLCGGGIFDVLTYDSSASNASALIPHYQQEDLLALGKLILALACNSLLALQRDNVPTSMDIINKNYSSDLRNLVMYLLSTPQGSRAKNIQEVMPMIGARFFSQLEAVTLHADYLEDQLARELDNGRLFRLLGKLGTVVDRPELNLDSTWSETGDRYLLKLFRDYMLHPCTDDGRPWVDLAHIVACLNRLDTASHDKICLTSRDQQNVLVVSYAELHQCLETSFNELQQAALPPSHVLGASSSNEQ